One window from the genome of Myxococcales bacterium encodes:
- a CDS encoding acetyl-CoA C-acetyltransferase, protein MADVFIYDTLRTPRGRGKAGKGGLANHHPQELLAQTLNAMAARTGLTKSDVQDVVIGCVTQAQEQGACIARNAVIAAQWPENVTGTTVNRFCGSGLQAINFSAMGIGSGFQDCVIAGGVESMSRVPMGTDVMSLDGNNMKLRERLFMVPQGISADLIATKYGFSRADVDAFAASSQQKAATAIEEKRFAKGMFAVKNDDGSVALERDEHPRADTTVASLGELKAVFEQMGATAVGPKGETLDQLALQRYGDIAKINHVHTAGNSSGIVDGAALALLGSEAWGKKAGIKPRAKIRAMATIGAEPIIMLTAPAPASERALAQAGMKASDIDLWEINEAFAVVPLQTAQALKIDLGRVNVNGGAIALGHPLGATGAILLGTALDELERTGKATALITLCIGGGMGIATIIERV, encoded by the coding sequence ATGGCAGACGTATTTATCTATGACACTCTTCGCACGCCGCGCGGCCGCGGCAAGGCCGGCAAAGGCGGGCTGGCAAATCATCATCCGCAGGAGCTGCTAGCGCAAACTCTCAACGCCATGGCGGCGCGCACAGGGCTAACCAAAAGCGACGTGCAAGACGTCGTCATTGGCTGCGTCACGCAAGCCCAGGAGCAAGGCGCCTGCATCGCGCGCAACGCGGTGATTGCGGCGCAGTGGCCGGAAAACGTCACCGGCACCACGGTAAATCGCTTTTGCGGTTCGGGCCTGCAGGCGATTAATTTTTCCGCCATGGGCATTGGCTCGGGCTTTCAAGACTGCGTGATTGCCGGCGGCGTCGAATCCATGTCGCGCGTGCCGATGGGCACCGACGTCATGAGCCTCGATGGCAACAACATGAAGCTGCGCGAGCGCTTGTTTATGGTGCCGCAAGGCATCTCGGCCGACCTCATCGCCACCAAGTACGGCTTCTCGCGCGCCGATGTCGACGCGTTTGCCGCCAGCAGCCAGCAAAAGGCCGCCACCGCGATCGAAGAAAAACGCTTCGCCAAGGGCATGTTCGCGGTAAAGAACGACGACGGCAGCGTCGCGCTGGAGCGCGATGAGCACCCGCGCGCCGACACCACGGTAGCCTCGCTTGGCGAGCTCAAGGCCGTGTTCGAACAGATGGGCGCAACCGCGGTTGGCCCTAAGGGCGAAACCCTCGACCAGCTCGCGCTGCAGCGCTACGGCGACATCGCCAAGATCAATCACGTGCACACCGCCGGCAACTCGTCGGGCATCGTCGACGGCGCCGCGCTCGCACTGCTCGGCAGCGAGGCATGGGGTAAGAAGGCTGGCATTAAGCCACGCGCCAAGATTCGCGCCATGGCCACCATTGGCGCCGAGCCGATCATCATGCTCACCGCGCCCGCACCGGCGTCTGAGCGCGCGCTGGCGCAGGCTGGCATGAAGGCCTCCGACATCGACCTGTGGGAGATCAACGAGGCCTTTGCCGTGGTGCCATTGCAAACCGCGCAAGCACTCAAGATCGACCTCGGCCGGGTTAACGTCAACGGCGGCGCCATCGCACTCGGCCACCCGCTCGGCGCCACCGGCGCCATCTTGCTCGGCACCGCGCTCGACGAGCTCGAGCGCACCGGCAAGGCCACCGCGCTCATCACGCTGTGCATCGGCGGCGGCATGGGCATCGCGACGATCATTGAGCGCGTTTAG
- a CDS encoding WYL domain-containing protein produces MRDIGQKLRRLLYMVPYVAKHADGVEVGKLAKLLDLDRDELLGELELLSQVGPPDGDPGEYLAVSVEEGRVYVDLAHRLTRPLRLTPAEGCSLLVGIRALRQSGVAPYDEAMASAERKLLGALGGDAAAVEDLATGTVVAEPESVGAAQLRQLMLAARTKKRVEVEDVSASRHQGQWRTIDPYGLVYHTGEWYVVGYCHKRGDIRTFRVDRIAAMRAGDASFVIPREFDLDTYRREQLYVPSADAVEVRVHLDPLAVTRIGSNWPVGEVSYGDDGSADIAMDCEGLEWVTGWVLGFGRHARIVSPPEARQALVAKLGAITAHP; encoded by the coding sequence ATGCGAGACATCGGACAAAAACTGCGGCGGCTGCTCTACATGGTGCCGTACGTCGCCAAACACGCCGATGGTGTCGAGGTCGGCAAGCTCGCCAAGTTGCTCGACCTCGATCGCGACGAGCTGCTCGGCGAGCTTGAGCTGCTATCGCAGGTGGGGCCGCCCGATGGCGATCCAGGTGAGTACCTCGCGGTCTCGGTGGAAGAGGGCCGGGTTTATGTCGACCTCGCACATCGCTTGACGCGGCCGCTGCGCCTGACGCCCGCCGAAGGCTGCTCGCTGTTGGTTGGCATCCGCGCGCTGCGCCAAAGCGGGGTCGCGCCGTACGATGAAGCCATGGCCTCGGCCGAGCGCAAGCTGCTCGGCGCGCTCGGCGGCGACGCGGCTGCGGTGGAAGACCTAGCCACCGGCACCGTGGTCGCCGAACCCGAGAGCGTGGGCGCGGCGCAGTTGCGCCAGCTCATGTTGGCGGCGCGCACGAAAAAGCGCGTCGAGGTCGAGGATGTCAGCGCCTCTCGGCATCAGGGGCAGTGGCGCACCATCGATCCGTACGGCCTCGTCTATCACACCGGCGAATGGTACGTGGTGGGCTATTGCCACAAGCGCGGCGATATTCGCACGTTTCGCGTCGACCGCATCGCCGCCATGCGCGCGGGCGACGCCAGCTTTGTCATCCCACGCGAGTTTGACCTCGATACCTATCGCCGCGAGCAGCTCTATGTGCCGTCGGCCGATGCGGTCGAGGTGCGGGTGCATCTCGATCCGCTGGCGGTGACGCGCATCGGCAGCAATTGGCCTGTCGGCGAGGTCTCCTATGGCGACGATGGCTCCGCCGACATCGCAATGGATTGCGAGGGCCTAGAGTGGGTTACCGGCTGGGTGCTCGGTTTTGGTCGCCATGCCCGCATCGTCTCGCCACCCGAGGCGCGCCAAGCATTGGTCGCCAAGCTTGGCGCCATCACGGCGCACCCGTAA
- a CDS encoding WYL domain-containing protein has protein sequence MGSASTKRGKPAAGKAAVKPTAKAGGKPTGGGDDPRRSDRSKRLLDLVMMLMRSRLPVAYREIREQFVAYQTANVEAGLRAFERDKAELLELGVPIRYISAEEDDSLEDGGYVIDLRRMRQPEVHLTPDEVSALVLAASMARSMPGGAYPQIVDLALRKLAFDVPDSPDTPTAFLQQSGAQVLVHVPAAKLRATAQLDETFATFEAATRLRKRVSFTYHNAGSGMTSRRELDPYALVHREGAWLAIGMCQLRKDLRSFRIDRMRDVAMAPKPKSPDFERPAGLDIRAYANRSPWTFDVEPAEDVELRFGPAAADAAAEDFGPHAVRTASGDAAVVAFPCGNLDFAVHKVLAAKGAIVVARGDRLRARLAAEVASVAALYS, from the coding sequence GTGGGGAGCGCAAGCACTAAGCGTGGCAAGCCGGCGGCTGGCAAGGCCGCAGTCAAGCCGACTGCCAAAGCGGGCGGCAAGCCGACGGGGGGCGGCGATGACCCGAGGCGTTCAGATCGCTCCAAGCGCCTGCTCGATCTTGTGATGATGCTCATGCGGTCGCGCTTGCCGGTGGCGTATCGCGAAATTCGCGAGCAATTTGTCGCGTATCAGACCGCAAACGTCGAGGCCGGGCTGCGCGCGTTTGAGCGCGACAAGGCCGAGTTGCTCGAGCTCGGCGTGCCAATTCGCTACATCTCGGCCGAGGAAGATGACTCGCTCGAAGATGGCGGTTATGTCATCGACTTGCGCCGCATGCGACAACCAGAGGTGCACCTGACGCCAGATGAAGTGTCGGCCCTCGTGCTCGCGGCCTCGATGGCGCGCTCGATGCCAGGCGGCGCGTACCCGCAAATCGTCGACCTGGCGCTGCGCAAGCTGGCGTTTGACGTCCCCGATTCACCGGACACGCCGACCGCATTTTTGCAGCAAAGCGGGGCGCAGGTCTTGGTGCACGTGCCCGCTGCCAAGCTGCGCGCCACGGCGCAGCTCGATGAAACCTTTGCCACGTTCGAGGCGGCGACGCGGCTGCGCAAGCGCGTCAGCTTTACGTATCACAATGCGGGCAGCGGCATGACCTCGCGCCGCGAGCTCGATCCGTATGCCTTGGTGCATCGTGAGGGCGCGTGGCTCGCCATCGGCATGTGCCAGCTACGCAAGGACTTGCGCTCGTTTCGCATCGATCGCATGCGCGACGTCGCCATGGCGCCAAAGCCAAAATCACCCGACTTTGAACGCCCGGCGGGGCTCGATATCCGCGCCTATGCCAACCGATCGCCGTGGACGTTTGACGTCGAACCAGCCGAAGACGTCGAGCTGCGCTTTGGTCCGGCGGCGGCAGACGCTGCGGCCGAAGACTTTGGGCCTCACGCGGTGCGAACCGCCAGTGGCGATGCCGCCGTGGTGGCGTTTCCCTGTGGCAACCTCGATTTTGCCGTCCACAAGGTGCTCGCGGCCAAAGGCGCGATTGTGGTGGCCCGGGGCGACCGGCTGCGCGCGCGCCTAGCTGCCGAGGTGGCGTCTGTAGCTGCCTTATATAGTTGA
- a CDS encoding oligosaccharide flippase family protein — translation MSVGRAAASGAIWTVGAGLLSRGVGVLGTVALTHFLHPDDLGPVAIASIIAMTANWLTTWGFGQYLIVKGQDAQRAIVIFHVTIAYAVLGLIGLGAVAALGGVLAPLVSAPEAAAFVPGMALAWGIRRMAAVPEKVLALDLRFRPIALSSALGETVYAVVTIGAAMRGHGAMSVIIGNLAQSAVMLFAMSHAAGHRAWLTPQPLSRARFAEMTRYGIPLCLEGLAHNGARYWDRLLMSKLFMPGPMALYNMAYNLADIPATHVGEQIGAVLLPSFARLSHEARPAAFARACGLLGLIIFPMAMGLGAIAYPLIEAVMAPEWHEVAPLLMILAALSVVRPLSWMISTYLEAQLATRALIIVEFGKLVLLLGGIILLSRWGLEAAAASVGITYALASVLGLRVLQQRGVSTAAVLARLGRPFLAASIMFVVVFGVEQALRQAMGPWAQLAICLVLGVVSYVAMAFSLCRDQVDDLLAILRDVRKRRA, via the coding sequence ATGTCGGTTGGGCGAGCCGCGGCGTCGGGCGCCATCTGGACGGTCGGCGCGGGGCTGCTGTCGCGCGGCGTCGGCGTCCTCGGCACGGTCGCGCTCACCCATTTTTTGCATCCCGACGATCTGGGCCCGGTCGCGATCGCCAGCATCATCGCGATGACCGCGAACTGGCTCACCACGTGGGGCTTTGGCCAATACCTCATCGTCAAGGGGCAAGATGCCCAGCGGGCCATCGTCATCTTTCACGTCACGATCGCGTATGCCGTGCTTGGCCTCATTGGGCTCGGCGCGGTGGCGGCGCTCGGCGGTGTGCTGGCGCCGCTGGTTAGCGCGCCTGAGGCGGCGGCGTTTGTGCCGGGCATGGCGCTGGCGTGGGGCATTCGGCGCATGGCTGCGGTGCCGGAGAAAGTGCTGGCGCTGGATCTGCGATTTCGCCCGATTGCACTCAGCAGCGCGCTGGGCGAGACGGTGTATGCCGTGGTCACGATTGGCGCGGCGATGCGCGGCCACGGCGCGATGTCGGTGATTATTGGCAACCTCGCGCAATCGGCGGTGATGTTGTTTGCCATGTCACATGCCGCGGGGCACCGCGCGTGGCTAACGCCGCAACCCTTGTCGCGGGCGCGGTTTGCCGAGATGACTCGCTATGGCATTCCGCTGTGTCTGGAGGGCCTCGCCCACAATGGCGCGCGCTATTGGGATCGCCTGCTGATGTCGAAGCTATTCATGCCGGGGCCGATGGCGCTCTACAACATGGCCTACAATTTGGCCGATATACCGGCGACGCATGTCGGTGAGCAAATTGGCGCGGTGTTGCTGCCGTCGTTTGCGCGGCTGTCGCATGAGGCCAGGCCGGCGGCATTTGCGCGCGCATGCGGCCTGCTTGGCCTCATTATTTTTCCGATGGCGATGGGCCTGGGCGCGATCGCGTATCCGCTGATCGAGGCGGTGATGGCGCCGGAGTGGCATGAGGTCGCGCCCTTGCTTATGATTTTGGCGGCGCTCTCGGTGGTGCGCCCGCTATCGTGGATGATTTCGACGTATCTCGAGGCGCAGCTGGCCACGCGCGCTCTGATCATTGTCGAGTTTGGCAAGCTCGTGCTCCTGCTCGGCGGCATCATCTTGCTATCGCGGTGGGGGCTTGAAGCCGCGGCGGCCTCGGTCGGCATTACCTACGCCTTGGCGAGCGTGCTTGGGCTGCGCGTCTTGCAGCAACGTGGCGTCTCGACCGCGGCGGTGTTGGCGCGGTTGGGGCGGCCGTTTTTGGCGGCGTCAATTATGTTCGTGGTGGTGTTTGGCGTCGAGCAGGCCTTGCGCCAGGCCATGGGACCGTGGGCGCAGCTCGCGATTTGCCTCGTGCTCGGCGTCGTTAGCTATGTCGCGATGGCCTTTTCGTTGTGCCGCGACCAGGTCGACGATTTGCTTGCGATCTTGCGTGACGTCCGCAAGCGGCGCGCTTAA
- a CDS encoding peptidylprolyl isomerase, whose amino-acid sequence MANPTATFDTSLGSFTAEIYLEQMPVTAGNFIKLAQSGFYDGLHFHRVIQNFMIQFGCEFSKDPASPRAGTGNSPFGRIQDEHPPAHKFSNEPGTLSMANTGQPNSGGGQFFVNTVHNAFLDWFSPGASKHPVFGKVTSGMDVVKKIETTPTKQDRPTTPVKMNKVTISGM is encoded by the coding sequence ATGGCAAATCCAACCGCAACGTTTGATACCTCGCTCGGAAGCTTTACGGCCGAAATTTATCTTGAGCAAATGCCGGTCACGGCTGGCAACTTCATCAAGCTCGCGCAGAGCGGGTTTTATGACGGCCTGCATTTTCATCGCGTCATCCAAAATTTCATGATTCAGTTTGGTTGTGAGTTTTCAAAGGATCCAGCCAGCCCACGCGCGGGCACGGGCAACTCGCCGTTTGGCCGCATCCAAGACGAGCACCCACCAGCCCACAAGTTTTCCAACGAGCCAGGCACGTTGTCGATGGCCAATACGGGCCAGCCAAATAGTGGCGGCGGGCAGTTCTTCGTCAACACCGTGCATAACGCGTTTCTCGACTGGTTTTCACCGGGCGCGAGCAAGCATCCGGTGTTTGGCAAGGTCACCTCTGGCATGGACGTCGTTAAGAAAATTGAGACCACGCCGACCAAGCAAGACCGCCCAACCACGCCGGTCAAGATGAACAAAGTCACCATCTCCGGCATGTAA
- a CDS encoding helix-hairpin-helix domain-containing protein, translated as MMMNTFFQHKAVRAAGMVIVVAAGFFMWLLAHDAIAKPARDHVIASQARSPGGVRVTRVDRGKLATRIEVVRNMAMAMASAQRATTPEPAAGASRGTVNLNTATIDELQRLPGIGPSKAAMIIAWRQRHREFRRIVDLRRVKGIGYKTFKKLEPFLAVSGATTLRR; from the coding sequence ATGATGATGAATACATTTTTCCAGCATAAAGCCGTACGCGCGGCGGGCATGGTCATCGTGGTGGCGGCAGGGTTTTTTATGTGGCTGCTGGCGCACGATGCGATCGCGAAGCCGGCGCGCGATCATGTTATTGCGTCGCAGGCGCGATCGCCGGGTGGGGTGCGCGTCACGCGAGTTGATCGTGGCAAGCTCGCCACGCGTATCGAGGTGGTGCGCAACATGGCCATGGCGATGGCGTCGGCTCAGCGCGCGACAACGCCGGAACCCGCCGCAGGCGCGTCCCGTGGCACGGTGAATCTCAACACCGCGACCATCGATGAGTTGCAGCGCTTGCCCGGCATTGGGCCATCTAAGGCGGCGATGATCATTGCGTGGCGGCAGCGGCATCGCGAGTTCCGCCGCATCGTCGACCTGCGGCGGGTAAAGGGCATTGGCTACAAAACGTTCAAAAAGTTGGAGCCGTTTCTCGCGGTGAGCGGGGCTACCACCTTGCGCCGCTGA
- a CDS encoding DUF1579 family protein has protein sequence MSTSRLSTFVIDCQTDQLDHAATFWSKALRRGVKQPTQGDRYRDLATGPSEPVLMVQRVAHEGRVHLDIEADDIEAEVARLQALGAELIERVQTWVVMSAPTGQRFCVVRPQRPNLQPAFDRATAHHAQLSNFVGYFRGETKTWMDPSQPPEITSGELHVQPLFGGRWLRLEQVGTVIGKPHAGEMLLGYNIDEAQFELCWADSFHTGSAMMFCTGKAQDDGAISVLGSYAAGPERWGWRTELRLASADSFIMTATNISPAGELWPALETLWTRS, from the coding sequence ATGTCGACAAGCCGACTCTCGACCTTCGTAATCGATTGCCAAACAGACCAGCTAGATCACGCCGCCACGTTTTGGTCCAAGGCGCTGCGCCGCGGCGTCAAGCAACCGACCCAAGGCGACCGCTATCGCGACTTGGCAACCGGCCCTTCGGAGCCCGTGTTAATGGTCCAGCGCGTCGCGCACGAAGGCCGCGTGCATCTCGATATCGAGGCCGACGACATCGAGGCTGAGGTCGCGCGGCTGCAAGCACTCGGCGCGGAGCTCATTGAACGCGTTCAGACGTGGGTGGTGATGAGCGCTCCGACGGGCCAGCGGTTTTGCGTCGTGCGCCCGCAGCGTCCGAACTTGCAGCCAGCATTTGACCGCGCGACGGCGCATCACGCGCAGCTCTCAAATTTTGTCGGGTATTTTCGCGGTGAAACCAAGACTTGGATGGATCCTAGCCAGCCGCCAGAAATCACGAGCGGCGAGCTGCACGTGCAACCGTTGTTTGGTGGCAGATGGTTGCGCCTGGAACAAGTCGGCACCGTGATCGGCAAGCCTCACGCGGGCGAAATGTTGCTCGGCTATAACATCGACGAGGCGCAATTCGAATTGTGCTGGGCCGACAGCTTTCACACCGGCAGCGCGATGATGTTTTGCACCGGCAAAGCGCAAGACGATGGCGCGATCAGTGTCCTGGGAAGCTATGCGGCCGGTCCCGAGCGTTGGGGGTGGCGCACCGAGCTGCGCCTCGCCTCGGCTGATTCGTTTATCATGACGGCGACGAATATCTCGCCCGCCGGTGAGTTGTGGCCGGCGCTCGAAACGCTGTGGACGCGCAGCTAG
- a CDS encoding DoxX family protein produces the protein MLQFFSIPYATTLTSVWLLIARVAAGAAMLTHGWPKLQMLINGGAAKFPDPIGLGATASLSLAVFAEAVCAALLVIGLATRLAALPLLITMAVAFFIVHGGDPFAKRELAAMYLVVFGTIGVFGPGRFSIDQLIAGARGKRS, from the coding sequence ATGCTGCAATTTTTTAGTATCCCCTACGCCACCACGCTGACCAGCGTGTGGCTCTTGATCGCGCGCGTCGCGGCGGGCGCGGCCATGCTGACCCACGGCTGGCCAAAATTGCAAATGCTAATCAATGGTGGCGCCGCCAAGTTCCCCGATCCCATTGGCTTGGGTGCCACGGCGAGCCTCAGCTTGGCGGTGTTTGCCGAGGCCGTGTGCGCCGCGCTGCTGGTGATAGGCCTGGCGACGCGGCTCGCCGCGCTGCCGCTGCTAATTACGATGGCCGTCGCGTTTTTCATCGTGCATGGTGGCGACCCGTTTGCCAAGCGCGAGCTGGCGGCGATGTACCTGGTGGTGTTTGGCACCATCGGCGTCTTTGGCCCCGGTCGTTTTTCGATCGACCAGCTGATCGCCGGCGCCCGCGGCAAGCGCTCGTAA
- a CDS encoding cysteine synthase A: MSNRATSAVSGVWGAVGDTPLLHLVKLSKALGRDIFGKAEHMNPGGSVKDRAALGMIEAAEQSGALPPGGTIVEGTAGNTGIGLTLLGRARGYKVVIVMPDNQAAEKYELLRLLGAELITVPPTAFANEGHFYHTAKRVAAERPGAFWANQFENLANSDVHYRTTGPEIWRQVGGKLDAFVTSSGTGGTIGGVSAYLKEQAPTVRVTLADPGGSGLCSYVQTGVIKSSGESITEGIGIMRITANYARARIDDAMSVHDQQLIKMAYWLIEHESLCVGTSGALNVWAAATVALQLPPGARVVTILCDVGERYRSRQWNREWLASKGLVGEPGLPSAP; this comes from the coding sequence ATGAGTAATCGAGCAACGAGCGCGGTGAGCGGGGTGTGGGGTGCCGTCGGCGATACGCCCCTGCTGCATCTGGTAAAACTTTCGAAGGCGCTAGGGCGCGACATCTTCGGCAAGGCCGAACACATGAACCCAGGCGGCTCGGTGAAAGACCGCGCAGCGCTCGGCATGATTGAGGCCGCGGAGCAAAGCGGCGCCTTGCCACCCGGCGGCACCATCGTCGAAGGTACCGCCGGCAACACGGGCATTGGCCTGACGCTGCTTGGGCGCGCGCGCGGCTACAAGGTCGTGATCGTCATGCCGGACAATCAGGCGGCGGAAAAATACGAGTTGCTGCGACTCCTCGGCGCCGAACTCATCACCGTACCGCCCACCGCGTTTGCCAACGAAGGGCATTTTTACCACACCGCTAAGCGCGTCGCCGCCGAGCGCCCCGGCGCGTTTTGGGCCAACCAGTTCGAAAACCTCGCCAACAGCGACGTGCACTATCGCACCACCGGCCCAGAAATTTGGCGGCAAGTCGGCGGCAAGCTCGATGCCTTTGTTACCTCAAGCGGCACAGGCGGCACCATCGGAGGCGTCTCGGCGTATCTCAAGGAGCAGGCGCCTACCGTGCGCGTGACGCTCGCCGATCCGGGCGGCTCGGGCCTGTGCTCGTACGTGCAAACCGGCGTCATCAAGTCGAGCGGCGAATCGATCACCGAGGGCATCGGCATCATGCGCATCACCGCGAACTACGCGCGCGCGCGCATCGACGACGCGATGAGCGTGCACGACCAGCAGCTTATTAAGATGGCCTATTGGCTGATCGAACACGAGAGCCTGTGCGTCGGCACCTCGGGCGCGCTCAACGTGTGGGCGGCGGCGACGGTTGCCTTGCAGCTGCCGCCCGGCGCGCGCGTCGTCACCATTTTGTGCGACGTCGGCGAGCGCTATCGCAGCCGGCAATGGAATCGCGAGTGGCTGGCGAGCAAGGGCCTGGTCGGCGAGCCCGGCCTCCCGAGCGCGCCGTAA
- a CDS encoding lysoplasmalogenase, whose product MAVAVALVAYRRGARAIEVAGKCVASSCFVAIWWLRADAPSAWLLAALLGCFVGDVCLLGRSSRMFAAGLAAFLIAHLCYGAVLLINAPIDLRVLGGSSLLLVALGGATFGRLRPRVPARLQVAVAGYFVVLLGMCALAAGAVATTRQWPWLVGAFAFAASDLAVALHRFVNNTGVHRMWGLPLYYAAQLTLGWTMP is encoded by the coding sequence GTGGCGGTGGCCGTTGCGTTAGTTGCGTATCGCCGTGGCGCGCGCGCAATCGAGGTCGCTGGAAAGTGCGTTGCGAGCAGCTGCTTCGTCGCGATCTGGTGGTTGCGCGCCGACGCGCCGTCGGCGTGGTTGCTCGCGGCGTTGCTCGGTTGCTTCGTTGGCGACGTCTGTTTGCTCGGGCGCAGCAGCCGCATGTTTGCCGCAGGCCTCGCCGCATTTTTGATCGCCCATCTGTGTTACGGCGCGGTCCTGCTGATCAACGCGCCTATCGACCTAAGGGTGCTCGGCGGTAGCTCGCTGTTGTTGGTGGCGCTCGGCGGCGCGACGTTTGGCAGGCTGCGGCCGCGCGTGCCGGCGCGGTTGCAAGTTGCGGTGGCGGGCTACTTTGTCGTCTTGCTCGGCATGTGCGCGCTTGCGGCGGGCGCCGTGGCGACGACGCGTCAGTGGCCATGGCTTGTGGGCGCCTTCGCGTTCGCGGCGTCCGACCTGGCCGTCGCGCTGCATCGCTTCGTCAACAACACCGGCGTGCATCGGATGTGGGGGCTGCCGTTGTATTATGCCGCGCAATTAACGCTGGGGTGGACGATGCCGTAG
- a CDS encoding TetR/AcrR family transcriptional regulator — translation MFEKGLATRQKLLDISLQLFRERGFDQTTMRDIAKAAGMATGAAYYHFPSKDAIVAAYYHTVQETHLAAMQASFAAASGGGPGGNATLRDRLVIAYRTAIDVIAKDRMMLHVVMRTMGDRDHPLSVLGPGTHEVREMSREIYVTALRGTEVPEEFIPVVSRAAMALQMALVLYFFYDTSTGFARTYRLAEQAAALVAELLAAVSSPMGQMFAKPLLARIERVLQEADILPEASTPEAASR, via the coding sequence ATGTTCGAAAAGGGGTTGGCGACCAGGCAGAAGCTGCTCGATATCTCGCTGCAGCTGTTTCGCGAGCGCGGGTTTGATCAAACCACCATGCGCGATATTGCCAAGGCGGCGGGGATGGCGACGGGCGCGGCCTACTATCACTTCCCCAGCAAGGACGCGATCGTCGCGGCCTATTACCACACGGTGCAGGAGACGCACCTCGCGGCGATGCAGGCGAGTTTTGCGGCGGCGAGCGGCGGCGGTCCCGGCGGCAATGCGACGCTGCGCGATCGCCTCGTCATTGCGTATCGCACCGCGATCGACGTCATCGCCAAAGACCGCATGATGCTGCACGTGGTGATGCGCACCATGGGCGATCGCGATCATCCGTTGTCGGTGCTAGGGCCTGGCACCCATGAGGTGCGCGAGATGAGCCGCGAAATTTATGTCACCGCACTGCGCGGCACCGAAGTGCCAGAGGAATTCATACCAGTGGTATCGCGCGCGGCCATGGCGCTGCAGATGGCGCTGGTGTTGTACTTTTTTTACGACACGAGCACTGGCTTTGCGCGCACCTACCGCCTCGCCGAGCAAGCCGCCGCGCTCGTTGCCGAACTCTTGGCAGCGGTGAGCTCGCCCATGGGGCAAATGTTCGCCAAGCCGCTGCTGGCGCGCATCGAGCGCGTATTGCAAGAGGCCGACATCTTGCCGGAGGCGTCCACGCCTGAGGCTGCGAGTAGATAA
- a CDS encoding transposase, translating into MQIESQTSVGNHRKTRFSPAARWQMLLEHTAGGVPLALVARKHRVAVGTLYLWRRELMAKPHRLIDPPVDLFAELEKVRRENQQLKRAIADMAVGKAILEDAVEILQKKLATPASGSPKPSSTKKRGIR; encoded by the coding sequence ATGCAGATCGAATCACAGACAAGCGTAGGAAATCACAGGAAAACCAGGTTTAGCCCAGCCGCCCGCTGGCAGATGTTGCTGGAGCACACGGCCGGCGGCGTGCCGCTGGCGCTGGTGGCGCGCAAGCACCGGGTGGCGGTGGGGACGTTGTATCTTTGGCGGCGAGAGCTTATGGCCAAACCACACCGACTCATTGACCCGCCCGTCGACCTCTTCGCGGAGCTCGAAAAAGTACGCCGAGAAAATCAGCAGCTTAAGCGCGCCATCGCCGACATGGCCGTGGGCAAGGCGATCTTGGAAGACGCCGTGGAGATTCTCCAAAAAAAACTGGCGACACCAGCGTCTGGCTCGCCAAAGCCGTCCTCGACAAAGAAGCGAGGCATCCGGTGA
- a CDS encoding IS3 family transposase gives MSQVAREFGISRQALYRNKTGKTRVFYHRQDDAAIVARIRDMLAVRPTYGYKRITVMLNRQDWPRINRKRVYRLMRMHGLVLPTGVYGPKRPHTGKVMVTTPNTRWCSDAFEIKCFNREKVYVAFALDCCDRGALAFVAHTRPLLATDIQDLMVAAVAGRFDSLRTPRSIQWLTDRGGIFRAKDTTDLGKALGLLPCATRAYSPESNGMAEAFVKTFKRDYVYNHDCDTPETVLALLPAWFDDYGQAPHSALAYQSPSEYLANQIS, from the coding sequence GTGAGCCAGGTGGCGCGCGAATTTGGCATCTCGCGGCAAGCCTTGTATCGCAACAAGACCGGCAAGACGCGCGTGTTCTACCACCGGCAAGACGACGCGGCGATCGTGGCGCGGATCCGCGACATGCTGGCCGTGCGACCGACGTATGGCTACAAGCGCATCACGGTGATGCTAAACCGCCAGGATTGGCCTCGGATCAACCGCAAGCGCGTATATCGCCTCATGCGCATGCACGGCCTCGTGCTGCCCACCGGCGTGTACGGGCCCAAGCGGCCGCACACCGGCAAGGTCATGGTGACGACGCCAAATACGCGATGGTGCAGCGACGCATTTGAAATCAAATGTTTCAACCGAGAGAAGGTCTACGTCGCCTTCGCGCTTGACTGCTGCGACCGTGGCGCGCTGGCGTTTGTCGCGCACACCAGACCCTTGCTCGCCACCGACATCCAAGACTTGATGGTCGCCGCGGTGGCTGGGAGATTTGATAGCTTGCGAACGCCGCGCTCCATTCAATGGCTCACAGACCGCGGCGGCATTTTTCGCGCAAAAGACACCACCGACCTTGGCAAGGCTCTCGGCCTTCTGCCGTGCGCCACACGCGCCTACAGCCCAGAGAGCAATGGCATGGCTGAGGCCTTCGTTAAAACCTTCAAGCGCGACTACGTTTACAATCATGACTGCGATACGCCTGAAACCGTGCTGGCCCTTTTGCCAGCCTGGTTTGACGACTACGGCCAAGCGCCACACTCCGCGCTTGCCTACCAAAGCCCATCGGAGTACCTAGCCAACCAAATCAGCTAA